The Meleagris gallopavo isolate NT-WF06-2002-E0010 breed Aviagen turkey brand Nicholas breeding stock chromosome 25, Turkey_5.1, whole genome shotgun sequence genomic interval TATTTAAAAAAGATGCTGTGCTCCACTGTTTGCTTCACCTGCTTGCCCTTTCCCTTGTGCTGTCTTTGTTCCATCCAGCTGTTTGCAGTAAAGAAAAGCTCgctcttttcagaagaaaacagtgagtTTACCAAAGATGTGTGTTCTTGCGGTGCTGAAAGCAGTGTGGGCCCTCCTCTGTCCATGACCTGAAAATAAGATGGGCACTGCAGGCCTTCATTGGCgagggctgcagctctgaatcgctttctgctttcttgctCTGTAACCTCTGCTTTaatgttgatttttgttttttctttttttcctcctgttttgcAGAAATTGCACCCATGATGGCAAAGACTATCAAAGCTTTCAAAAACAGGTTCTCCAGGAGATAGGTtggaagcacagagctgggatTTTTCTCTCTCGTGGGGGAGTGGCACTGATGAGGGAGAAGGTACCAAAACAGCCCAAGTCCTTTGAACTCTGcggaggctgcagctgctgggagagACTTTGATCTGCACAAAATGACAGCAcagtattttatcttttattctcATCCCTTCTCCCTAACCTCCTGTTTCTGGCCTTGTCTTCTCTCTAAAGAAAGATGTACAGGATCTCCAgatgtgagaaaatgtgaagtCTTGGCACCTGCTGAGAGTAGAAAATCCAGAGACTATTTACTATTTAACCTCTTAATAAATTATGAAATGGTTTTAATTAATTCTTCACCCCTCAAGCCCACTGGTACTATTTATGTCGCTTCCAGTAGTCTCCCccctcccagcccagcacaaGGGCAGGCCCTGGCAGCACTGGCAGGAATCCATCCGAATGGGAGATGCCTCTCAAAGGATCCTGTCCTTGTGGCCTGACACCTGCTGGGCCCGGAGTCCCACCCGGACTCTGGGACAGGTGGCACTGGTTACCCTTCTGCTCAACAGTCCATTGGCAAGCGGATCAGCTCCTGAGGCTTTGCTCTCTGATCATGTAACTTAATAAAATCTTAGCTCTTGACCTCTTCTCTGCTGTTACTGTAGATCTCGAACAGATGCTTATGTTGCTGGTCAGGGATGCCAGGAGCCACTGAGGActctttctctgctgctgctgtcttctgCTGGCTACTGGGAATAAAAAGATGAAGGGTTTGAGGAGAAGTTTTACTGTGCACCAAtgagtatttttcctttttattttaaaggagtGGACTTTGTCTGTCTCTggaattaaaaatagtttttagaCATCATTGAAGGCATTGCTTTGCCTCTTTTAATGGTAAGAAGGAATATTATtatcttgttttctgtgtgaaacTGGGAAGGGTTTGTTTCCAGTTGGAGGCTGGTGCTCAAATCTTGTCCTTCCCCTATGTGTTCTCTGCCCATCTTCAGAAAAAGTGAGGATCTTAGTCTTAGGATCTGGAACCGCTCGTTTGAGAGAACCGGATAATGGAATGTGTTGGTTTTAATGTGCACATACTTCATAGCAGGAGCGCCGAACTCCCGGCTGCTCTGTGTCTGGAAGGAAAGACTCACGATGCCAGCTGGTGGCTGCGTTGCAAGGTGCCGGGGTGTGAGGTGCGATTCCAGGGCTCGCTGCAGCACTGCTACGGCTCGTGCAGCCTTACGGCGCTGCGGTGCATCTGCCTTGGAACAGCCTCAGCTGGAGGCCGCGCGAGCAGAGGTTGCAGCCTCTGGAAGCAGGCGGAACCTGCTTGCACAGAGCTGGAGTGGTGCACAGGGGTTAGGGAAGGGGGGAGGCTCCGAGCTGTTCGTGTCCCCAGGCCTTTGGGTGAAAAAGGTGCCGGTGATGACAGTAGGGGTTGTTGGTTGGGGGTCGCTGCCCAGGGCTCCTCCCAGAGTGGCTTTAGGAACGACCCTGTGTGCTTCtggtttccttccttttgttctgttttaatcAATTCTCAGTGTCCTCTGTTGCGTTTTTTCTTGTGTTGAAGGTCTTGGAAAGGTTTTCAGCTTCTCCCGTGCTGTATGTTTGTTACAGTCCGAAATGCTTCAATGTTACTGCGTAGCATTGCGGTGCATCCTGCTGTAAGATAATTGCTCCCGGCTCCTGCAGTTTGCTGTGTTTAATTTGGCTGTACTTCTAATTCCATGACAATTCACGACCTTCTGCTGCCCCCTGTGCTCCCGGTTCTTCCCCCTGGGGCACAGCCCGGCTTTGGGCCTGCCTGCAGGCGCTGTGACCGCATCCCTCCCCCCTCCATCCTCATCTGGCCCCCCGTTCCCAGCTGCGGGGATCCCGCGCCCCATGGCCGGGGGGTGTCGGATCCCCCCACTGCCGGCCCTCGGCCTCGCGCAATGCCTCCGTTCAGCTGCAGCGACGGCCCCGAGCAGCGCTGCCTGCCCGCTGCGGCCGGGTGGGAGTGACTCTGAcatgtatttgtatttctgtcCCCGATGTGTATATACAGTTTTCTATGTTCCTTTTTTTGTGGTAACTAAGACGAATATTTTAATTAGATAAGTTATATGAAAAAGAACAATCGTGTCTCAATAAAACCCAACACTGGACCCTCGGCCGCCTGTTCCTTTCNNNNNNNNNNNNNNNNNNNNNNNNNNNNNNNNNNNNNNNNNNNNNNNNNNNNNNNNNNNNNNNNNNNNNNNNNNNNNNNNNNNNNNNNNNNNNNNNNNNNCGCGCCGTGCGCCGTTCCCCTGCGGTCCGTGCTCATTCCTCCCGGCGTTTCTCCGCAGCAAGACCAGGGTGAAAAAGAGAACCCCATGCGAGAGCTCCGCATCCGCAAGCTCTGTCTTAACATCTGCGTTGGGGAGAGCGGGGACAGGCTGACCCGAGCGGCCAAGGTCCTGGAGCAGCTCACGGGGCAGACTCCCGTCTTCTCCAAAGGTGAGGCGGCCTTGCCGGCgctgcaggctgctgccccGTCTTCCTGAGCGCTgcggtggtggtggtgtggctGTGGGAAGGTTCCTCAGCAGAGTCAGCGCAGAGAAATCTGCAGTTATGCACTTAAAGGCCTTGGTTGTGCGTTGTGGCCATTAAATGCTCAGCGCTGGCAGTCTTTCAgtctctgctgctgtgtttgtgccCTTGTCCCCAGAGAGGGAATGTGAGATTTGTCTTGgctctttttatttccttttaagtaACTTCTTTGGTCTCGAGCAAGCTCTGAGTCCCCTGAGTGGAAGTTCTTTGAACGGCCCTTTGAGTGTCACTCTTGTTGCCTACAGCTCGATACACTGTAAGGTCCTTTGGAATCAGGAGAAATGAGAAGATTGCTGTTCATTGCACAGTTCGTGGGGCCAAAGCAGAGGAGATTCTGGAGAAGGGGTTGAAGGTAGGAATGGGGCTTGTCTGAATTCTTTGtttgtggaaaaataaacaaaacttgAACTGTTGTCAGCTGGAAAGATGATGAAAAGCTTTGAAATGTTGCATCTGACCTAGTTACAGTCGTGGATGTGGAGGGTTGGGTTAGCATCCCGGTATGTGAGCTGTGATTGCACTGTTCCTTTACTTGGTGTGTGCTTGTTTAAGAGTTTGTTGGTACAGCTGCTACTGTCTTTTGGGTTTTTTATCTTTGTTATTCCCAAGCAGGCTGCGGGATTGAAATCTTATTGCTAAAAGCTTACCAACATGTAAAAAAGTGGGTTTGGCAGCAGTTAGTAGAACATGTAGGACTTCCCTTTGTGGTTGATAATGAAATAATGACTGACAATATGTGTTTCAGGTGCGAGAATACGAGCTgagaaaaaacaacttctcaGACACTGGGAACTTTGGCTTTGGAATCCAGGAGCACATTGACTTAGGGATCAAGTATGATCCCAGCATCGGCATCTACGGCTTGGACTTCTATGTGGTGAGTATTCCCTGTATTCCCTGCTTCCTTGCACTCATTGGGTTTGTGTGAAAGCTGTAGCTGGCAATGGCTGAAAGGTGGAAAGATGTCATCAGAATCCAAGTCTAAGCTGAGGTTCACAGGGCTGCTGTAAAACCCGTGATTTAAGGTACATCTCAAAGCATCTTCAGAGACACTGTTGCTGTTCGTGGTATTCCTGGGATAACATTGAGAGAAACTGCTGGACTTGGGTCAGTGTGCTGGGAGGAAGGAGGCAGAAGTGTGAGGGACTTCAGGGACAAAGACTCGAAGATGGAGTGGTTTTCCAGTTTGAGGTGATGGTGGGTCATGTGAAGATGGTGGCTGGCGTATTTGACTTGTTCTCTCTGAGATAGAGGGAAGCTGTTCCGCGCATGTAACCCATTCTGCTCAGTATCTTGTCTCAAGAGCTGAGGCCTCTGGTATGCAACAATGCATCTTCCATGTTCACTTTGGTTTCTCTGTGTATGTGGTAAGTTGTTTGACCCAAGAGCTGCCCTGTCAGCTTACCTACCTGTTGAGTTACCTGGATTTCAGTTACATCAAGACTGCTTAAGATAACGCTCTAAGTCCTGACCATAGCTCACATAATAAGATGTTGCTGACCTGAAAGTTCTAGACTGTTCCTTCTTAagaaaaggtttattttaaGTAAAGACCAGAATCAGGTAGTGCTATTGGGCTCCTCTCCTGGCAGGTGCTGGGCAGACCTGGTTTCAGCATTGCTGATAAGAAGCGCAGGACTGGCAACATTGGAGCCAAGCACAGAATTGGAAAGGAAGAAGCCATGCGCTGGTTTCAGCAAAAGGTAAAGTccaacttcattattttttttttttaatcccgCAAGATTCCTAGCAAGTGTCAGCAAAATACATCACTGGTTTGATATTCCTTATGGGAGGAATGGAACAAGTCATGGACATGACACTGAACTGGGCAGAAGGAGATCTCTGCTCAAAACACTGGATTTTTCTGCAGTATAGCAGCATAAACTATTTGAGCGTTGGTGCGACTTTGTGGTGAGCTGGATCAGCAGCTCATATAGGCTACCTAGAAGTATCAACTCTTGTATAAACTGCACTGGTCGTCTCTTGCGCAGGGGAAACTccagcctgctcctgctgagTGGCTTTTTCTCAGGGTTTTCTTATTTCTGGTAACTGGTGTACTTCACTTTTGGGGCCAAATAATGGGGCTGTGAAAGGGATGTGAGTGTATTCTAGTTAGATCTACATGTGAAGGGTTGGCCTTCTTGTTTTGCTTGACTGGTTTGTGGAGCTTAATGCTTACCTGGAATCCCCCCCTTGGAAATAAGCCAAGGTGGAAAGGCAATTAGTTCAGCTCAGAGAAGTGGTGTTGAATGTCATTATTGCCTGTCTGGCTTGGAATGAATGTGGTCATTGTTTTTTCCACAGCAGCTCTGTACCTTTAAGACTGTTTTCTTACTTAGTTCTTTCTGGTTTTCTCACAGTATGATGGCATCATCCTTCCTGGCAAATAAGCAGTTCCTGTTaccaaaaagcaaataaaacttttttaaCCCCAGCTTCTGTAGTGAATTTTATGGGAGTTCCTCCTGACCTGCGCAGCTGCTGGAACTCTGCActgaaaaggcagcagaaagacagggacagcactcagcagatGCCAGTGCACCCTTGGCATTGCACCCTCCAGCAGTGAAGAGAAGTCCATTGGAGATGCTCAGGTTGAAGTTTGTCCttcagtgctgcctgctggccAGGTGCAGCCAGCTATTGAAGTGTGAGTCATACCTGGGGAGAAAGAGTAGATCTGTCAGCCCAGGCCTTGCTGTCTCTGTTCCAGAAACCAGACCCAATCTCCAGACTGCTGATAGCCGAGGGATCTACTGGCTTTTCAGAGAAGCCATTGGGATTCAGGAGAAAAGTCCCAGGTGCTTGAACTATCCTTGGTGTTGCAGTGCTTCACAGAGCTACTCCAGTTCAAAGCACTTTGGGCACCTCCTGTAGCAGGTGTCTGGGGATAGTAGCACTCAGCAGGTCCCACAGGTGTGCTGtggagcccagcactgcaatATGGCAAGCTGATCTCTGCAAGCCTTAATTCCTTCTGGAAGGCCTGGAAATGCAGCTGGCTTCCTCCATCCTCTGCACAGCCACATTGCACTGTGTTGTACTGGTGAACCGGCTCCCTGGAACAAGCCTAGAGCTCATGCCTGCCCTGGTTTGATTCCAGGACTAACCACTTCATTCATTTATTATGTCTCCTTTCAGTAAAGGGAAGGGTGAGCTTTGTCAGCAGCACCAGGAACTTGAGATGTAACCCATCTTGTCCCAGAAGATTTTTCGTAAGTCAGCATTGCACTGACACTTCTGTCCTGGCACCAGTGCCTTTGTCAAGGGAGAAAACTGCTCTGTGGTAAGAGAGAAGTTATCTAAGTGGATCTAATGCTTCATGCTATGCAGCCATGAGAGGTTTTGGGcttcagctcctcctgtttcCATGAGATACTGCCAAACACTTCGGGCACCTTTGACAGGCTGATGGAAAGCACATTCGTGTTATTCCAGTGTCTGGTTGTAGGAAAGCAGAGCCACCTTTAACTGCCACATGCAGTAACTTTAAAATGGGATATAATTGCTGCTTCTGATTGAAATACCACTGCAGTGGCTTGCAAGGGGCATTTTTCACAGGTTAATCCTGTCTGCTGCACTAATCTAGGGAGATGGAGTGGCATGAAGAGGTTAGAGAGAACGCAGACAATGTAGGGAAGCTGCGCTTTTTTTCTAGTTGTTGCTACTACTAAAAGGCAGTAGCCTATTACTGATCTAACAGCAAAGAAGCAGCTATGCTGGGTGATGCTGTGCATGTAGGAAATTGCATCAGGCTTATTTAGTATCTAATCAATCTCCTTTAGCCGCCAACGATCCCAGCCCATGTGTGAGGAGGGGACAAGTCACAGCAAACACCAAGCTGGAAAACCACCTGGGCACTGCAGATCTGGCCACCGTTCTGCTGCCAATAATTAAAACCCACCATTAAAAAAACCACCACTGCAGTGTCTCCCCGTGCCACATTCAGTGTTGTTCGGTGGCTCTGTGCCCCGCACAAACAGCCTGTCTGGGCCTGCTCTGACAGGGGTCTGAGCGGTCGGTCCAAGGGAAGCTCTGTGCGGCGCGGGGCTCTGCGGGTGGGCAGTCTGTCCTCACCCTTCCCCACACAGCACCCCGCTCCCCGGCCGCTCTGCCGTCATCAGTTCTGTGCTTCCAGCGGGCTCTGAGGACAGCCGACCCGCCGCGTCCCAGCAGCACGGGAAGGACTGCGTTCGGGTACCGCTGCCCCGGCCGAGGCTTCGGCACAGCCAGCATCAGGCAGCAGCCAAGGGTCGGCCTGACCGCTGCCGCGACAGCGGCCTTAGAGAGCAGCCCGGGGTCCGGCTGCACCCTGGGGCTCCGGGGGCACAAAGCAGCGCTGCACGTGAGTGAGTGGAGGGGCTGAGGGGCTCCCCGGGCAGCCGTAGCCTTTGGCCGCGGCCTCGTGCGCCGCTGGCACTCCCACCGGCTGCGGTTCAGCGCTGGGACCCTGCGCTCGGCCCGAGCTGAACGTGGCTCTTGGGAGCCCCGCTGCCCCTCAGAATCGCTCTGCCAGCACTCAAGATGGCGCACCCGCCAGCGCCACGCCAGGCCCCAAGATGGCGCCCATCGGGCTCTGCCCTCACCTGTCATNNNNNNNNNNNNNNNNNNNNNNNNNNNNNNNNNNNNNNNNNNNNNNNNNNNNNNNNNNNNNNNNNNNNNNNNNNNNNNNNNNNNNNNNNNNNNNNNNNNNCCCCCCCCCGCAGTGAAGGAGATGCTTATCTCTTTCCTCTGCATACAGCCTTGTAATTCCGTTTGCTTATCCCTTTAAGAGATACAGCACTCTTGCTCTAGTGGCTTTGGTTAATACTGCCATTGCTTCTTCAGAGGAATAGGCAACAGAGGCTGTGAATGCAACGGTTGAACTTTTCAACCAGCTCAGTCATCTCACCATCACCAAGTgaccagcacagccacagctctgagACCAGGAGTAGACGCAGGGCTGGTGTGGGATGGAGTGCTTCAAAGTTAGTGCAAGGCTTagccccccctcccctccccaatCTTGGAACTAATTACATCCAGGTGATTTACAGTCTCTTGCTGCAGTGTATAGCAGGTGCCATTGCTGAGATTAAACCCACCCCCCAGTCCCACTCTTCCCCACACCCCCCATGGACACACACAAAATACTGTTGCGCAGTAGCAGCTGCATTCACTACAGTGAAACCCTCCTGAGTGCTCCCATGAGGTGCCTCTCCTTAGCTTCACTGAAGGAATGGGAGGATATGGGTGTAAAACCACTCTTCTGTGAAGTGCAGGTGATCCCCTTCCACCCCCAGGAACACCAGCTTTCCTGCTTTGTCCatctgctgcagccccaggcgATCCTAAAGGAAGAGAAGCATGACCATAGCTTCCTGGGGGAATCTCCGTGGGGGGAAAAAGCCACTTCGGGATGAGGGGTGATTCAGAACAAAGGTTGAGAAAGGAGCAAAGTTTAAACATGTGTGGAAAGAGATCTTGAGCCAGGGGTGAAATCACCACTAACTCCTGCTGCCAGGAAAGGGCGCAGAGGGAAACAGCTCCTGGTAAGAAAAGGCCATGCCCCCAGAACAGCAGAGATGgtgagcagagccaggctgtGGGGGTTAGAGCTCCTGAAGGCCCTCAGGACACGATATTCTTTAGAGTGAAAGTTGCAGACACTCCCCAGAAGAACGTACCTCTTTGTACAGCAAGGTCTCCTTCAGAGGAATGGTGTCCTTGGCTTGGCCGCTTTTGTAAAACCCAAACCACTGtcagaattaaacaaaaaaacaaacaaaaaacagttgcTGCAGGACTCCCAGCAGGCAAAGACGCTTATTCACCAACTCCTGCCAGAGATGCACTGCTGCAGACAGTGCAGCATGAGGCCTATTTGTGCACTCATCCTTCTCAGAAAGTTCTGcccaccaaaaaacaaaccagaaacaaGCAAGGAAGAACCAAAATGCCAACAGAAACTCCTCACCTCAGAGATCGGAGGATCAACCATGGTGTCATTGAGAAATTTCACCATCACAAACTTTTTCAAAGCCATCAGGTTTTTCTTGTACGTCTCATTGATGCTCTGAGTGAAAGCAAGACAGAAAGTTCCAAGTCAGTAAAAACCCACTGAGAGAGACAGTGGCTAGGAAACTGCCTGCTCCAACTCACTCTGTACCAACAAATGAAATCCTGCACTGCACCAGCCTTGGATGCAGAAATGTGAATTTCTAAGATCAATCTCCCTTTGCTGTGCTCGTGGCATTCAGCCTTATCTCCAGGCTGCAAAAAAGAGACAGTCCTCCCCTGTCTCCAGAGGAGTTGTCCACTTGGAAGGTTAGGGGCAGACTGAGCCTTTGGTAGAGCTTTCCACAGACAACTCCAGAAATGCACAGCAACACAAGAACTGCTCTGGCACGGATAAATCTCATGCATGTATCTATCAGTGAAAACACTTTGTACAttcctgggctgcagggcaaAAAAATGCTCCTTTTGAACTCCAGCAGAGGAGTTCATGTTCTCCATGCTGGAGCTCGCTACTAAAGCTCCTGTTCTCCTGCTAGCATTTACTCATCAGTTAGGTCCTTACCCTCTCCTGATTTATGTCAGCCAAAAAGATGCTCTTTTTCCTGTAGTCCTCCTCCTTCAGAGGATCATGCCAATACTGTGCTTGTACCAAGCTGGAGAAGGGAGAAATCAAAGATCAGATTGGAAACCCACAGCTGCTCACCTGGGCCCAGCCCCTGTCTCTGTAGCCTCCGGAATGTACTCACTGCTCTTGAACAGCTTGTGTGTAGGCACCCAGATCCAGCATCTTTCGGATCCAGTCACAGATCTGGGAGCTCTCACCAGGACAGCGTGGAAAGCCATACACTCCTGAGGTATGAAGACACATCTTACAGCTCAGCGAGCCAGACAGAAATCATCCCTTAATCCCTCCAGCTGGTAAAGAACCACCTCTTACAGAAAAGGGGCAGGAATTACCAAGGGAATCAGGAAGCCTTTAATCCTGCAATCTCATTAGACAGCACTCCTGCCCCTGGGCACTACTGCACACAAAGATAATGGATGATGCTCTTGAACTCAGGATATTGCTGTGGAGAATGGGGGCATGCAGACAAGCTGAATGCTCTCCAGCTCGCCTGCTGTGATCCCTGCAGGTCTGGGGATGATTCCCTACAATTCTTCCCCCCTACGTGA includes:
- the RPL11 gene encoding 60S ribosomal protein L11 — its product is MPPFSCSDGPEQRCLPAAAGCAVPLRSVLIPPGVSPQQDQGEKENPMRELRIRKLCLNICVGESGDRLTRAAKVLEQLTGQTPVFSKARYTVRSFGIRRNEKIAVHCTVRGAKAEEILEKGLKVREYELRKNNFSDTGNFGFGIQEHIDLGIKYDPSIGIYGLDFYVVLGRPGFSIADKKRRTGNIGAKHRIGKEEAMRWFQQKYDGIILPGK
- the PPT1 gene encoding palmitoyl-protein thioesterase 1, which produces MALSASFADLKLPGGWRGEGGGRSLTLPRAPYPPPPSGDSCCNPLSMGYVRDLVQRRIPGVYVLSLRVGSSLVQDVENSFFMNVNDQVREVCSQLAKDPHLKGGYNAMGFSQGGQFLRAVAQRCPSPPMFNLISVGGQHQGVYGFPRCPGESSQICDWIRKMLDLGAYTQAVQEHLVQAQYWHDPLKEEDYRKKSIFLADINQERSINETYKKNLMALKKFVMVKFLNDTMVDPPISEWFGFYKSGQAKDTIPLKETLLYKEDRLGLQQMDKAGKLVFLGVEGDHLHFTEEWFYTHILPFLQ